The following are from one region of the Molothrus aeneus isolate 106 chromosome 7, BPBGC_Maene_1.0, whole genome shotgun sequence genome:
- the DYTN gene encoding dystrotelin, producing the protein MDPDLQEAFNDVESSVYRTALKLRSVQSLCQLDLIDVSLIQHILSSEQSQREERISLNMQQISTMLMKLFQRARLEKPGQVDPRGAEFTLGLLIAMYDRSGTGYVKIRSAAAALISLSGDTLLAKYRAFFQFYAVPDGKETLITRSALRSLLTDLNQIPAIVGEGCTLSCVEIAIHDCFHGVLNAAIVEEKFLSWLRSEPAVLLWLPTCYRLSVTEMVSHQARCSVCKVFPIRGIRYRCLKCLNFDLCQACFFTGRLCKPHKRSHPVVEHCVQMSAKANAKHFLRTIRNNLFQERCRRKEAQRRTALESVEERPFPAHKKTFPPVEFSASSLPGPESMSFPMDSCVPESPRFILENRTVMQKSENNKMTAEQGKTIAQAIASFEADVLKMHESIKSIHSDSRYMKKQFNKWKDKMQFLHNCQEEKSCKIEAKLQSLRVSHENLQMMLQHMKEEVKTMLQSSQHPFAQCHNTMPRNPRVLLERRMQSELNPAQIRPIFRTCAEWKSLNPPNSVNRRQLLQTPEVPAAVDFTFSDDPLESVSLQSDKPFMGQHKQAKEKQTYLPKLTENSLGGMGNTVLIPTAMQIPPDEKEVRKELELLVMKLKDTLSLQTQPAQQTALHQELFSTAEHVCRSFSDLINQVISPACK; encoded by the exons ATGGATCCAGACTTGCAGG AGGCCTTCAATGATGTTGAGAGCTCCGTATACAGAACAGCCCTAAAACTACGCTCAGTACAAAGTCTTTGCCAGT TGGATTTGATTGACGTTTCTCTGATTCAGCACATCCTATCAAGTGAACAAAGCCAGAGGGAAGAGCGGATTTCTCTGAACATGCAGCAAATCTCTACAATGCTGATGAAGTTGTTCCAAAGGGCAAGGTTAGAAAAACCAGGCCAGGTAGATCCAAGAGGTGCTGAATTTACATTGGGCCTGCTGATTGCCATGTATGACAG ATCTGGAACAGGGTATGTCAAAATTagatctgctgcagctgccctaATTTCCCTTTCAGGAGATACTCTACTGGCTAAATACAGAG ctTTCTTCCAGTTTTATGCTGTCCCTGATGGGAAGGAGACCTTGATTACCCGAAGTGCCCTGAGAAGCCTTCTAACTGACTTAAATCAG ATCCCAGCCATTGTGGGAGAAGGCTGCACTCTGTCTTGTGTGGAAATTGCGATTCATGACTGTTTCCATGGG GTTCTGAATGCAGCTATTGTTGAAGAAAAATTCCTGTCTTGGCTGAGATCAGAGCCTGCTGTTCTCCTGTGGCTCCCTACTTGTTACAGATTATCAGTCACGGAAATGGTTTCTCACCAAGCTAGGTGCAGCGTCTGCAAAGTTTTCCCCATTAGAGGCATCAG GTATCGCTGTTTAAAGTGCCTCAATTTTGACCTTTGCCAAGCTTGCTTTTTCACTGGCCGTCTCTGCAAACCACATAAGAGATCACATCCTGTTGTGGAACACTGTGTGCAG ATGTCTGCAAAGGCGAATGCAAAGCATTTTCTCCGCACCATCAGGAACAACCTGTTCCAAGAGCgctgcagaagaaaagaggCTCAGAGAAGGACAGCTCTGGAGTCAGtggaggagaggcccttccctGCCCACAAAAAGACCTT TCCTCCTGTGGAATTCAGTGCTTCATCACTACCTGGTCCTGAAAGTATGTCTTTCCCCATGGACAGTTGTGTCCCAGAGTCACCCAGGTTCATACTTGAAAACAGGACTGTAATGCAGAAGAGCGAGAATAACAAGATGACAGCAGAGCAAGGCAAGACAATAGCTCAG gCAATAGCCTCTTTTGAAGCAGATGTGTTAAAAATGCATGAATCCATTAAAAGCATTCACAGTGATAGCAG GTATATGAAAAAGCAGTTCAACAAATGGAAGGACAAAATGCAATTTCTTCATAactgccaggaagaaaaaagctgcaaaataGAGGCAAAACTGCAAAGCCTGAGAGTAAGCCATGAAAACCTGCAAATGATGCTGCAGCACATGAAGGAAGAAGTAAAG ACCATGTTGCAGTCATCACAGCATCCTTTTGCACAGTGTCATAATACAATGCCAAGAAATCCACGTGTTCTGTTAGAAAGGAGAATGCAGAGTGAATTAAATCCTGCCCAAATAAGGCCTATTTTCAGAACATGTGCAGAATGGAAATCTTTGAATCCCCCAAATTCTGTGAATAGAAGGCAGCTTTTACAGACACCTGAGGTTCCTGCTGCAGTGGACTTCACATTCTCAGATGACCCACTGGAgtcagtgtccctgcagagtgACAAACCCTTTATGGGACAGCATAAACaagcaaaagagaaacaaacatATCTGCCTAAACTGACAGAAAACTCTCTTGGTGGAATGGGGAATACAGTTCTTATTCCCACTGCAATGCAGATACCACCTGATGAGAAGGAAGTGAGAAAGGAATTGGAACTGCTAGTGATGAAACTGAAGGACACATTGTCTCTCCAAACTCAACCAG cCCAACAAACTGCTTTGCACCAGGAGTTGTTCTCTACAGCTGAGCATGTTTGCAGATCCTTTTCTGACCTCATCAACCAAGTAATTTCACCAGCTTGTAAGTGA
- the FAM237A gene encoding protein FAM237A, with product MDLGSRGRIHCTMRLTCSLLLMAVFCVTPFLCHSQADPLALGRADPQCWESSSAVLLEMRKPRISDSVSGFWDFMIFLKSSENLKHGALFWDLAQLFWDIYVDCVLSRTHGLGRRQLSEAVRSPKTATLRSQFTGRNQGMFSHIQRSPVLKKKDSFEDLISIHIHKSRSILLGRVIGKLGKKRKLHI from the exons ATGGATCTtggaagcagaggaagaatCCACTGCACCATGAGACTCACCTGCTCTCTCCTACTCATGGCAGTGTTCTGTGTGACACCTTTCCTCTGCCACAGTCAAGCTGATCCACTGGCTCTTGGGCGGGCAGACCCCCAGTGCTGGGAATCCTCCTCAGCTGTTTTACTGGAGATGAGGAAGCCTCGCatttctgactctgtcagtggcTTTTGGGACTTCATGATCTTTCTGAAATCCTCAGAGAACTTGAAACATGGGGCTTTGTTCTGGGACTTGGCTCAGCTCTTCTGGGATATCTATGTGGACTGTGTGCTCTCCAGAACCCATGGGCTGGGGAGAAGGCAGCTGTCAGAAGCTGTCAGAAGCCCCAAGACGGCTACTCTACGTTCTCAGTTCACAGGGAGAAACCAAG GGATGTTTTCTCATATTCAGAGGTCACCAGTTCTGAAGAAGAAAGACTCATTTGAAGATTTAATAAGTATCCATATACATAAGAGTAGATCTATATTACTTGGAAGAGTCATTGGAAAGctaggaaaaaagaggaaattacaCATTTAG